In the genome of Metabacillus litoralis, the window CTTGGTATTACAAAAGCATCTCTTGAAACTGACTCCTTCTTATCTGCCGCATCATTCCAAGAAACAACTAGAGTTCTTACTGATGCAGCAATTAAAGGAAAACGTGATGAATTACTAGGACTTAAAGAAAATGTAATTATTGGTAAACTTGTTCCTGCAGGTACTGGTATGACAAGATATCGTCAAACTGAACCAATTGCTAAAGTTGAGCAAGTTGAAGAAGTAGTATCAGTAGATTAATGATTATAACTCCATCATTGGGGGGTAATCCCCCAATGATTTTTACTGGAGTTTATCAAATATAATCCTTGTAAGCTGTGAAGAAATGGATGAATAAAGTTTTTTTAGATGATTGTTGACATCCGTCTCGCGCAATGTTACTATATTCAAGGTGTTCCAATCTTAAACCTGTTGCTTTGGAGGATATAGGTTTATGTCTTATGATAAAGTATCACAGGCAAATGAAATCATTGTTGGTACTAAGCAATCAGTCAAAGCTCTTATGAATAATGAAGTTAAAGAGATCATTATAGCAGAAGATGCTGATTATAGAATTATCCAAAAGG includes:
- a CDS encoding 50S ribosomal protein L7ae-like protein; translation: MSYDKVSQANEIIVGTKQSVKALMNNEVKEIIIAEDADYRIIQKVIQTAETQKVPLTTVSSMKKLGRACGIEVGAAAVAIIR